Proteins encoded by one window of Urocitellus parryii isolate mUroPar1 unplaced genomic scaffold, mUroPar1.hap1 Scaffold_105, whole genome shotgun sequence:
- the LOC144251543 gene encoding LOW QUALITY PROTEIN: ubiquitin carboxyl-terminal hydrolase 21-like (The sequence of the model RefSeq protein was modified relative to this genomic sequence to represent the inferred CDS: substituted 1 base at 1 genomic stop codon) — MTKESSCLQGGQEYVRCEDSLTNDSSASQRSIPSTAQLNRSCQQHLQENRRSTLAHCRKPTLITRSSSVGEEGRPRWSSRAPQEFLHQYLHLDQCMSHGPQSARSDSFSQNSRTSFQMRSDMASQKLAQGSGPCVSGICGHGQDLCVQSKPRRPSLDFRCLSGSLSQHLTSNSHTTGIPTRPERHREDSSCRTALRITPLSAFQILKKSMMEGRHSTMAAAAPGNRVMATPCQSHHTSQAETPRQSCPSHDPVVRKKDRSLSLAATRPRHRDFPAVDSSLLPQATFPEAHKHSPRGMERAGPSAESRSLGASIHQPAGVDVGHRNPAASEDDSLPRSTGPFTLQAMQRTGPACGFHKAPGFSALPEQDLKPPVNVQSHVGSQLQFVPWAYSKDHWNPVPGPNSMLXHFPPLPGPTDEWLKQLELGWGQTWGPHPLQADHGVPLPGSPPPTVILPIPFWTNLAHSASAHHTLLLGSGHVGLQNLGNTCFLNAVLQCLSSTRPLRDFCLQRNFRPEVPGRGQDQELTEAFADVMGALWHPNSCEAVDPTEFQAVFQKYVPSFSGNNQQDAHEFLRLLMERLHLELHRPGCRAPPILANDPAPSPSLRGETLLKGPELSDDDRADLMWKHYLEREGSQMVDLFAGQLRSCRMCQACGSHSMTFEVFFDLSLPIPQDRFSGEKVSLWDCFHLFTKEEEIELENAPVCDPCGQKTQSTKKLTIQRFPSILVLHLNRFSSSQGTINKISLDVDFPLQQMSLEDFTSDRTVSPVYELYALCNHSGSVHSGHYTALCRSQTGWHVYDDSCVSPISESQVASSEGYVLFYQLMQGPSQCWDSPPNSADLDLCDSIPSQPFSQSPGAM; from the exons ATGACCAAAGAATCATCATGCTTGCAGGGAGGGCAGGAATATGTGAGGTGTGAAG ACTCCCTGACAAATGATTCCTCCGCCAGTCAGCGCTCCATTCCATCCACAGCTCAGCTGAACCGCTCATGTCAGCAGCACCTCCAAGAAAATAGACGCTCCACCCTGGCACACTGCAGGAAGCCCACGCTGATCACACGCAGCTCCTCTGTGGGGGAGGAAGGACGGCCCAGATGGTCCTCCAGAGCCCCACAGGAGTTCCTCCACCAGTACCTCCACCTGGACCAGTGCATGAGCCATGGCCCACAGAGTGCAAG gAGTGACAGCTTCTCTCAAAACTCGAGGACTTCATTCCAGATGAGGAGTGACATGGCCAGCCAGAAGCTTGCCCAGGGCAGTGGGCCCTGTGTTAGCGGGATCTGTGGTCATGGCCAAGACCTCTGCGTCCAGTCCAAGCCTCGGAGGCCGAGCCTGGACTTCAGATGTCTCAGTGGCAGTTTGTCCCAGCACCTGACCTCCAACAGCCACACCACAGGCATTCCCACACGTCCTGAGAGACACAGGGAGGATTCGTCCTGCCGCACAGCACTCAGAATCACACCACTCTCAGCCTTCCAGATCCTGAAGAAATCCATGATGGAGGGACGCCACAGCACCATGGCAGCAGCTGCTCCAGGCAATCGTGTCATGGCTACGCCCTGCCAATCCCACCACACAAGCCAGGCAGAAACACCTCGGCAGAGCTGTCCATCGCATGACCCTGTGGTCAGGAAGAAGGACCGATCCTTGTCTTTGGCTGCCACCAGACCCAGACACAGAGACTTCCCTGCAGTGGACAGCAGCCTCCTTCCACAAG CTACCTTCCCTGAGGCCCACAAGCACTCCCCACGGGGCATGGAGAGAGCGGGACCCTCTGCTGAGTCCAGGAGCCTTGGAGCCAGCATTCACCAG CCAGCAGGAGTGGATGTGGGCCATCGGAATCCTGCTGCATCTGAAGATGACTCCCTGCCCAGGAGCACAGGTCCCTTCACACTGCAGGCCATGCAGAGAACAG GTCCAGCCTGTGGTTTCCACAAGGCCcctggattctcagcactgcctGAGCAGGACCTGAAACCCCCTGTCAATGTCCAATCCCACGTAGGGTCTCAGCTACAATTTGTACCCTGGGCCTACAGCAAGGATCACTGGAACCCAGTCCCTGGGCCAAACTCTATGCTATGACATTTTCCTCCCCTGCCAGGTCCCACTGATGAATGGCTCAAGCAACTGGAACTTGGATGGGGACAGACCTGGGGGCCTCATCCCCTCCAGGCAGATCATGGGGTTCCCCTGCCTGGCTCACCACCCCcaactgtgattctgcccatcccCTTCTGGACCAACTTAGCCCATTCCGCATCTGCTCATCATACACTACTTCTGGGCTCTGGTCATGTTGGCCTCCAAAACCTAGGAAATACCTGCTTCCTGAATGCTGTGCTCCAGTGCTTGAGCAGCACTCGGCCTCTTCGAGACTTCTGTCTACAAAGAAACTTCCGTCCAGAGGTgcctggaaggggccaggaccaGGAACTTACTGAAGCCTTTGCAGATGTGATGGGTGCCCTCTGGCACCCTAACTCCTGTGAAGCTGTGGATCCTACTGAATTCCAAGCTGTCTTCCAGAAATACGTTCCCTCCTTCTCTGGAAACAACCAGCAGGATGCCCACGAGTTCCTGAGACTCCTCATGGAGCGACTACACCTGGAACTCCACAGACCAGGTTGCCGGGCTCCACCAATCTTGGCCAATGATCCAGCTCCCTCTCCGTCTCTCAGAGGAGAGACTCTGCTCAAAGGACCAGAGTTAAGTGATGATGATCGAGCCGACCTCATGTGGAAGCATTACCTGGAACGAGAGGGTAGCCAGATGGTGGACCTGTTTGCGGGCCAGTTGAGAAGTTGTCGCATGTGCCAGGCCTGTGGGTCTCACTCCATgacctttgaggttttttttGATCTGTCCCTGCCCATCCCCCAGGACAGGTTTTCTGGGGAGAAGGTCTCTCTGTGGGATTGTTTTCACCTTTTCACCAAGGAAGAAGAGATAGAGTTGGAGAATGCCCCAGTGTGTGACCCATGTGGCCAGAAAACACAGAGTACCAAAAAGTTGACAATACAAAGATTCCCCTCCATCCTCGTTCTCCATTTGAACCGATTCTCCTCCTCCCAGGGCACCATCAATAAGATTTCACTGGATGTCGACTTCCCCCTGCAGCAGATGAGCCTCGAGGACTTCACCAGTGACAGAACTGTGAGCCCTGTTTACGAGCTTTATGCCCTGTGCAACCACTCAGGCAGTGTCCACTCTGGCCACTACACAGCCCTGTGCCGAAGCCAGACTGGCTGGCATGTCTATGATGACTCTTGTGTCTCCCCTATAAGTGAAAGTCAAGTGGCATCCAGTGAAGGCTACGTGCTGTTCTACCAACTAATGCAGGGGCCCTCCCAGTGCTGGGACAGCCCCC CAAATTCAGCTGACCTGGACTTGTGTGACAGCATCCCCAGCCAGCCTTTCTCCCAGTCACCCGGGGCCATGTGA